The genomic region CATTGACAATCCCGATAGATTGCTTTTGATCACTGTAACTGGCTTGGTGTTCAAAATGTCTCTGACTTAATTTTTCTCGAATACTTGCCAGCTTTTCAACCGACATACCACGGCCATTATCGACCACCAAAATTTCCACAAAACCATCCTGTTTAAGCGCCTTGATACTAATCACATTATCTGTCCGTCTATGGTCAACACCATGCGCGAAATAGTTTTCTACCAGCGGTTGCAAGGTAAACTTAGGAATTTTCATATTCTCTAGCTCTGGGTCTATCTTGAAACCATAGGCAATGGACTTGGGATAGCGAACCATGCAGAGATAGCTGTATTTACGACAAAATTCTAATTCCTGTTTGAGAAGGGTCTCTCTTTCGTCGGAAATATTGTTACGCAAGAGACTACTAAACTCATAAATGATATCTGCCAACTCATCTTGACTCTGCATGACTGCGTACATACGCAAGAACTCCAGAGTATTGTACATGAAGTGAGGATTGATTTGCGCCTGCAAGGCCCGCATATTGGCATCTTTTTGACTAAGCTCTAACTGATAAATATCATGGATATTCTTTTCCAAGCGATCCAACATATCATTGGTCGTCTCCGAGATTAGGAGCAATTCCTGATCCTTTTCAAGCGTATCAATGCGAAGACCTTCTTGTCCTTTGGCAATAGCTTGGATGGAATCCACCAGGTCCACTACCTGCTTTTGATAATTAGCAAAAGTCTTCCTCAAAGTCAGATAGAGAATGACAATAAAGAGAAGGCTCAAGCCCACAATCAAAGCAGAGCTAGCCACTGTTCCTTGTAAAACAAAGTTTTTAGGAACTGCCACCTGAACCTGATATCCATGAGAGGTAAAACCGACAAACCAGTTCTCATGTTCCCTATTGACCCTCTCACCAATATGAAAAATCTCCGTATCAAATGGTGATGTCACAGTCACAGCCATCGGGATATGACCTCGGGTATTGTCAATGGCATGATATAAGACTTCTGGATCCAAGGAGATGTAAATCACTCCTATAGATTGATCCGTTGCTGGGTCCAGAACTGGAATGCCAAAACTATTGGCCTCTGGTTTAAAGGCCTCAGCAGGCAAGACATGACCACTTCTTTTATCCCTTGTTGAAACATAAACTTCTTTAAAATCCTGCAAGACGATTGCAACACCCGTTATAGAGTCATTTTGGACATAAAGATCATCAATGTTTTCATACAGAGAAATAGAAGTTGACGAAGCTGCTTGATGCTCCAATAGCCAATAAAAATACTCAGAAGTTGACAAGCTAAAGTACTTATAAACCCCTTGTATCCGGTCTTGATTGGCTACTAAATCTTGCGCCAGTTGGGCTGACTCCCGATAATAATACTCCACCTCATCGACTGTTCGAGTGGTTACACGTTGGGCTACTCTTTGAGCTTCCTTTTCCCGTGAATCCCAGTCAGCGTAAGAGAGTAAGATTGCAAAACTCGCAATAATAATCATCATAACTGAACTGTAGGTTCTTAGAAGCGTATGTAGCCAAAACTGCTTCATTCTATTTTGTCGCCAATTTTTCATGGATACTTTCATAGACCGGTTCCAACATATCACTGATAAAGAAATGCCACATCCCAATTCCTACAAAGAAAAGTAGGGCAGGCATATAGTAACCAATTGCCACAAGTAGCACTGTCCCAAGGAGAACCTTGGCCACAGCCGCTAGGCTCATAAAGATGCCAATCAAGGATAGTTTGAGACTATTTCGATAGGACAAATCAAAATAAACTTGTAATTTCAAAGATACTGTATAAGCCAAAAAGATCAGGGCAACTACTAGGACATTCAAAAAGGTCGCAATCAAATGAATAATAGTCTGATGAGGCAATTGCACCAAGAGATACAGGCCATAGACCAAAACTAGATTCACCCCTAAAAAGCTATAGAAAATCAGGTTGCTTGAGACGAAATTTTGCTTATAAAGAGACCACGCCTCCTTCAAACTGTATTCCCGAAAGCTATAACCATGTTCTGCATATAGGCTCATCAAGGTGGCACTAGCCGGCGCTAGACCAAGGATAATCCCTCCTGCTAAAGTTAATAGCCAAAAGAAGGCTGTCGCAATCATCCCTAAAAAGAAACGATTAAAGACAAAGTCTAAAAATCTCCCCATGATATCCTCCTAAAAATAACTATGAAACTATTATATCATATTTCAAGCGTTTTCAAAAACTTCTAGTGCCCATTTACAATCCCTTCAAACCGTGATACAATGAGAATTGTGAAAAAATTATCAGGAGACAATTCATGAAGAAATCTATCTTAACTACACTGCTTTTTGCAGTTCTTTACTTCCTCTCCATGGGGATTGGTGTCCTTTTGGGCAATCTCTTTGATCAAACTGGAAACATGTTTTATGCGCCTGCTTTTACTGCCCTTGTCGGCGGTGGCGTCTATATGATTCTAATCGCAAAAGTTCCACGTTTTGGAGCCATTACCACTATCGGCCTTGTCATTGCTCTCTTTTTCTTGGGAACTAAACACGGTGCCGGTGCCTTCCTTCCTGGAATTATCTGTGGCCTGCTAGCAGATGCAGTAGCTAGCCTCGGAAAATACAAGGACCAAACAAAGAACTTTCTTTCTTTTATTATTTTTGCCTTCAGCTCAACTGGCCCAATCTTACTTATGTGGATTGCGCCCAAAACCTATATGGCAACCCTTCTAGCAAGAGGAAAATCACAAGAATATATCGACCGTATCATGGTTGCTCCAAACCCTGGAACCGTCCTTCTATTTATCGCAAGTATTATCATCGGAGCCCTAGTGGGTGCCTTGATTGGACAAGCCTTGAGTAAAAAATTGGCACAGAAAATCTGATTACTAAAAAAGAGCCAGACGGCTCTTTTTTATTTATGGCTCAATTTCTTGGTCAAGAAGTCTCCCAAGAATTGGATTGCAAAGATAATCAAAATGATAATAATGGTTGCCAAGATAGTTACATCGTGATTGTAGCGGTTAAATCCATAAGCAATGGCTACGTTACCGATACCACCAGCTCCAACCGCACCAGCCATAGCTGTTTCTCCAACAAGAGAAATCAAGGTCACAGTCGTCACACGGATCAAATCTGGCAGACCTTCGGATAGGTAAACACCTACGATATCCCAGAAGGTCGCTCCACTCGCTTGAGCCGCCTCAATGACACCACCATCTAGCTCAGCCAAGACAACCTGCACCTGACGAGCAAAGAAGGCAAAGACTGCAAAAGATAGCGGTACGATAGCCGCATTTGGACCAATGCTTGTTCCTACGATTAGATGAGAGAAGGGTGACAAGACTGCCAAGAGAATGATAAATGGAACCGCACGGAAAATAGAAGTGATTTTATCCAAAATCCAGAAAACGACTTTATTTTCCAAGACACCACCTGGCGCTGTCAAGACAAGGAAGAGACCTACAACTAGCCCCAAGAACCCTCCGATGATGAAGGAAAGAACTGTCATATAGAGTGTTAGGTAGATGGCTGTTCCCCAACCTGCCTGACCAGCCCAGCCCATCTTATAGACATTTGGCAAATAGGTTTGAATCAATGATTCCATCTTACTGTCCTCCCTTCAATACTTTTAGTTGTACGCCTGCTTGACGAATGGCATCTTGAGCACCTGCCAACGCTGCTTTTTCACCAGACAGTACCACAACCAATTCTCCAACAGGAGTACCATCGAGGATTTCAATATTTCCATAGAGGATATTAGCCGTTACTTGATAATGCTTGTACAATTCATTCAAAAGTGGCTCGTCTGTTGAAGCACCTGCATACTTGAGTTGCACTAAAAGACTGTTTTCAGACAAATGTTGTACGATTTCTTGCTTCTCAATTTTGACCATAGCTTCATCAATTCCTGTGGCTGTTGAGATAAAGTCTTGAGTCAAAGGCTGTTTAGGATCTGAGAAGATTTCAAGGACGCTGCCCTCTTCAATCAAATGCCCATCCTGCATGACTGCCACACGATTGGCAATGTCTTTGACAATCTGCATTTCATGCGTAATCAAGACAACCGTCAAGCCTAATTTTTGGTTCAAATCTTGCAACAAGGCCAAAATCTGCTTGGTTGTCTTAGGGTCAAGGGCAGAAGTTGACTCGTCTGAAATCAAGATTTTTGGATCATTGGCCAAGGCACGCGCAATGGCTACACGCTGTTTTTGCCCTCCAGATAGTTGTGAAGGGTAGTTTTCAGCACGGTCTGCCAAGCCAACCAAGTCCAACAACTTGGCTACTTTAGCCTTCTTTTCTTCCTTGCTGAGTCCAGAGTGTTTAAGGGCAAAGGCTACATTCTCCTCTGCTGTCTTTTGGCTCATCAGGTTAAAATGCTGGAAAATCATTCCAATATCTTGACGTTTACGACGCAACTGCTCGGCCGTCAAGGTCACCTTGCCATCAAAAATCACATCGTCATCAATGGTAATTTTCCCTGCAGATGGCTTTTGCAAGAGATTAATCACCCGTACAAGGGTTGATTTCCCTGCTCCAGAATATCCAACGATTCCGTAGATATCCCCTTCTTGGATGTGAATGGTCACATCCTTGACCGCTGTGATGGTTCTCTTCTTTTGGTGAAAAGTCACATCGATCTGATCTAACTTGATAATATCTCTACTCATAGCTTCTAATCAGCTCCTCTACTAATTCAATATGGGTGTAATAATCGGCGATTCGCACATTTTCATCCCCACCGTGGTCTCGACTATTAGCATTTCCTAGACCGAAGGCCACCATTGGTACCTCTAGGGCATCAAAAACCGTATGCATAGGCCCTGTCCCCGCTGTTGTCGGCAAGACTGAAACGCCCTGTGGATAGAATTTCTTGGCCAACTCGATTACATTGAGAATGGCTGGCGCGCTCATATCGCTTCGATAGCTCATCTCTCCCAAGGTATAGTATAATTCTACCTTATCAAAGCCATTTTTGTCTAGCTGTTTCCGAATTTTTCCCAGAACATCATGCGGTTCTAGACCAGGAACCAAACGAACCTCTAGCTTAGCACTAGCTTCTGCTGGCAAAATCGTTTTAACCCCTTGTCCTTGATAACCTGACTGAATCCCTTCTATATTAAGGGCTGGCTCGAAAAAGAAACGTTTTAGAAAGGCTGCACGGTCCTCTTGTAAGAGAGGCAATTCCAAACCATAAATCTGGCTGATTTCCCCTGGATTTCGTTGGGCGTAAGTGTCCACCAAGGCCAATTCCCGTTCATTTGGCTCTTGTACTTCTTCGTACAAACCTTCAACCAAGATACGACCATCTGTGGCACGAAGAGACTGTAAGGCTTGAAGGAGGTACCAGGGAGCTGATTCCACAACCCCACCATAACTAGAATGGATATCCACATCAGCGCTTTTCACCTTGGCATCAAAGGTCACAATCCCCTTATTTCCACCAGAAATTTCTAGCTGTTCCAAGGCATTTTTGGTCCCTTGTTCCCAGACCAACAAATCCGCCCCACGGAGTTTATCCGCATACTTTTCCAGATACTTATCTAGGTCTGTCGAAGCCGATTCCTCCGCTCCCTCCATGATAAAACTGATATTGACAGGCAAATCATCATGGTGCTGCATGTATTTTCTCAAAGCACTCAAACGAGCCGTGATATGGCCCTTGTCATCGTCAACTCCACGCCCATACATGAAGCCATTGCGGACCGAAAGCGTAAAAGGATCCTCTGTCCAGACCTGATCCCCATCCGCTGGAACAGTGTCATAGTGGTTATAGAAAATCAAGGTCTTAGCATCTGGGCGCGAACTCTTGAAATGCGCCATGACAAAGGGAGCCGTATAAGTCTCATCAATCTCCACTTCAGCCCCAACACGTTTGAAAATCTCGCCCAGATAATTTGCGACTTCCTTAAGTCCGACCTGCTGGGCAAAGACCGATTTCTTAGAAATCAAGGTACGCAAAACCTCAAAATAATGCTGGGCCACATGATCCTTTTCAAATTTTTCAATCTGTTCTTGTTCGCTAGGAAAAACCATATTCTCTCTACCTTTCTATGAGCTACTCTTCCTGACAATCCATGCTTTATACAAAAGCAAGAGGTGGAATTTTCTCTCCCACCTCCCTGTTTCTTATTACCAAACTGGTTGATCCAAACCGTCTGATGTTTCTTCGATAACTTTTTTCACTTCATCTGTATGGTAAGCTGCAACAACTTTCTTGATAGCATCAGCCTTAGGTGATGTTTCCCAATCTTTTTTCGCAACGATGATGTTGTACCATTGTTTTGAATTTTCATCAGCTTGTTCTTTGAAAAGTGCTTTCTTGTAGTCCAATTTTGCTTCTGTAACGAAGGTATTGTTTACAACAGCAGCGTCAACTGATGACAATGAACGAGCTGTTTGGCTAGCATCCAATTCAGTGATTTTCAAGTTCTTTGGATTTTCTTTGATATTAGCAACTGTTGCAAGGGCAGTTCCTGAAACATCCAATTTAATCAAACCAGCCGATTGAAGCAAGTAAAGCGCACGGCTTTCGTTTGTAGCATCGTTCGGTACAGCGATTTCTCCGTTTGCTGGGATGTCTTCTACTTTAGTGTACTTGTTGTCACTTCCATTCAAACCTGAGTAAAGGCGGATTGGAGAGATGTAAGTATCTGCAATCGCTACAAGGTCTTTCCCGTTTTCTTTGTTCCAGTTGTTCAAGAAGTTGTAGTGTTGGAAAGCGTTCAAATCTACTTCGCCATCAGCAGTTGCCTTGTTTGGTTGTGAGTAGTCTGTGAACTCTGTAAATTCCAAAGTAATGCCGTCTTTTTTAACCAATTCTTGGATTTTGTCCCAACGTTTTTCTTCAGAACCGCTACGGTTAACAGTTGCAATTTTGATAGTTGTTGCATTGTCTGCTTTCTTTTCTGAGTTTCCGCAAGCTGCAAGAGCCAAACCTGCGACTGTAGCAAGGGCTGCTACACCAAGCCATTTTTTGATTTTCATGATTCTATCTCCTTTAAAAATAATACCGTACTAGTATCTCACAATTTGTTTGATTTCACAAATTGTTATTAGATAGTCAGATATATAGTTTAAAACTATATCCCTAAAAACTGAGAAATCACCCATCTACTCAGAATGGATGATTTCAAGAAATTATTTAATATCAGCTTCTGCTGGTAGATAAGTGCCTCCGAAGAATTGTTTAGACAATTTTTCAAGAGTTCCATCTTTGTAGAGTTCTTGGATGCGTTTGTCCACAAACGTTTTCAACTCATCTTGACCTTTAGCAAGAAGTGGGTAAACGTAAGGTTGCTGGTCGCTTGGAAGTTCGATAACTTTCAAGTTGTCCAAACCTTGATCCTTGATCACTGTTTCAACACCGATCTTATCAAAAATCTTGTAGTCAAATCGACCATCACTCAAACGTACCATGATTTGTTGGAAGTCCCCTTTAACGTAGTTAAGGACAGTTGGGTTATCTGAGTGTTGTTTGTTGTAGTCTTCTAGCTGTTTAGCAGATGTTGTCCCTTGAACAACTTCTGTTGATTTTCCACCGATATCATCAAACGATTTGATGCTAGAGTCATCTTTTTTCACTACAAGAACGTTAGGGTTTTTAGCAGTTGGAGCTGCATAAAGGTATTTTTCAGCACGTTCTTTAGTGTAGCTGATGTTGCTAACAGCCATTTGGTAACGATCAGCATCAAGTCCTGCAAAGACACCTGACCACTCTGTCTTCTCAAACTTGACATCATACTTGTCAGAGTCTTTAAAGATAGCGCGAACCACTTCAATCTCGTAACCAGTCAATTCGCCATTTTCTTCATAGTTGAATGGTTTTGGTGTAGCATTGGTTACAACGATAATTTCTTTCTTGCTAGCTGCTTCTCCTTCTTTCTTAGCACCACCTGAGCAAGCTGCTAACACACCTGCAGCAACAAGCCCTAGGGCAGCAAGAGATGAGTATTTAACGATTTTTTTCATTTCATTTCCTCCAAAATAGAATACCTTATAATCTTAACAGAAAAAAAACATTTACGCCATTATATGATATCTATCTCTGTGATAGGTTTTCTTTATGGCTGATTTAAAAGACCAAACGCAAGAGTGCAATTAAGACCACTCCAAAGAGAACTGTTCCGACTAGATTGCGATAACGAAAGGCTACCCAAGCTGTTGGAAAGACTGCTAAGAAATCCAGCCATTTGATTTGAGGAAGGCTCCCAACCTTACCTGTTACTACGCTTGAAAGAATCAAGGCAAAGATAATAGAAACGGGCAAGAACTTCAAAAAACGCTCAACGATTGCAGGCAAACCCTTATACTTGACCAAGATGAAGGGAATCATACGGGGAATCCAGGTCACCAAGCCAGAGAAAATAACTGCTAATAAAAGATACTTACTGACCATCTAATACCACCCCCATTGTACAACCAAGTAGCGTCGCAAACAGAACAGCTAGTGACTGAGACACCACTGTTAAGAGTAAAAAGAAGGACACCGCAACAACTGCTAGGATAATGAGCAGATTGCGGACAGGAATCCGTCTTTGCATAATCTGGAATTGCGAAGCAAAAATTCCGATGAACATCCCAACCAAGGCAAAATCTAATCCAAAGATTTCTGGATTTGGTAGCAGGCCACCCAGAGCCGTTCCGACAACTGTTCCCACAAACCAAGCCACATAGCTGTTGAGATTGTTTCCGTGCATCCACATAGGATTGACCTTGTCTGTATGGGCTAACTCGCCCATCAAAACACCATAAGTCTCATCTGTCAAGAGGCTAGACATACCGATATTTTGCCAGAGACTGGTATGACGGAAATAGGTTGATGCGTGCAAGCTCAACAAAAAGAGACGCAAATTGATCAAAAAGACCGTCATAGCAATAGCTGCCACAGGAGCTTGAACCGCAATCAAGGCCAACATGGCAAACTGGGCGCTCCCAGCATAAACAAAGAGGCTCATCAAGCCCATCTCCACAGGTGTCACATAAGGCGCACCAATAATCCCACAGGCCAGCCCGATACTGATATAACCAAGGGCCGTTGGCATGGCTGCCTGCGCCCCCTCCCAAAATCCTTTTTCTTTCATCTTTCTCCTCGTATTGTCTTAATAATACTCAATGAAAATCAAAGAGCAAACTAGGAAGCTAGCCGCAGGTTGCTCAAAACATTGTTTTGAGGTTGCAGATAGAAGCTGACACGGTTTGAAGAGATTTTCGAAGAGTATAAGTAGGCTGAAAAGGCTCCAGCCACAGCATGGACTATTATAACACATTCAGGAAAGAGAAAAAAGTCTGCTGATTGTAATCAGACAGACTCCATTTTATTCCATAGTATCAAAGGCAAGACTTGGTTTGGCATTGAGGTCCAAGTTTGCAAAATTTTCTTTGTTCCACTCGCTGACGCTGGCATAGGCAATCATTCCTGCATTGTCTCCACAAAGACGCAGTGGTGGGATGATGACCTTGACATCTGTGATTTCGGCCGCTAGGCGTTCTCTGAGACCTTTATTGGCTGCCACGCCACCTGCCACAACCAGGGTTTTAACAGGGTATTTTCCCAAGGCCTTCTTGGTTTTTGCCATAAGAATATCCAAGACAGCTGCTTGAAAGGAAGCACACAAATCCTCTGTGGACAAGCTTTCTCCCTTTTGCTCGGCATTGTGGTGAAGATTGATAAAGGCCGATTTCAAACCTGAGAATGAAAACTCCAGATTATCTTCCTTAATCATGGCACGAGGGAAATCATAAATATCCTGTCCCTGATGAGCTAGCTCGTCAATCTCACGACCAGCAGGATAGGTCAAACCCATGACACGGCCAACCTTATCATAGGCCTCACCAACCGCGTCATCTCGCGTTTCCCCAACAATCTTGTAGTCACCAGCCTCCGAAACATAAACCAACTCTGTGTGCCCACCGCTAACCAAGAGGGCTAGCAAGGGAAACTCCAAAGGCTCCACACTCTGAGCGGCCATGAGGTGGCCAGCCATGTGGTTAACGGGAATCAGCGGAAGCCCATGTGCCCAAGCAAAAGCCTTGGCAGCTGACAAACCAACTAGTAAGGCTCCGACCAAGCCCGGTCCATAGGTAACCGCCACAGCTGTTACGTCCTCTTCGGTAATTCCTGCTTCTGCTAGAGCCTCCTCGATACAGGCTGTAATGACCTCGACATGGTGACGACTAGCTACTTCTGGCACTACGCCCCCAAAACGTTTGTGGCTCTCGATTTGACTAGCAATGACATTGGACAAGAGCTGGTCGTCTTTTTTTAAGACAGCGACACTGGTCTCATCACAGGATGTCTCAAATGCTAAAATATATCTATCCTTCATCTATTTCTCTCTTCATGATGATGGCGTCCTCGACTGGGTCATGGTAGTAGGCCTTTCGCTCAGCGATGACTGCCATCTTTTCTTTCTTGTAAAATGCTTGCGCTCTTTGATTTGACTTTCTAACTTCGAGAAAAATCTCCTTGTCTGTCGGCAATTGAGCAAACAAGGTCGAGGCAATCCCCTGACCCTGATAGGCTCCTTTAACAGCGATTTGCAGGACTTCTGCCTCAAAGATATTTTCCTGCACAGCTAGAAAGCCAATCACTTCTGCCCCATCATAAGCCAGAGCATACCAAGTCTGGTCTTGGGACAGGTCTGCTTGGATTTGTTCCAGAGTCCAAGGACTGACTGGGTAAACAGTTACCATGACAGCGTAGATGGCTTGAGCCAAGTCAGGCTGTTGTTGGATTCGTTTGATTTCTATCATAGGCGTTTAATGTAAGACTCGCCAGACTCGGTGTGATTCTTGAGCCAGTTTTCCTCAGCCTCAACACGTTTGAGGTAGTTCGGCACAAAATCATGCAAGGAGTCTGCTTCCTTGTCCCAAGCCAAAAGAGCAAGATTAGCTGCATTTGGCAGGGTTTCTTTGTAATTAGTCCTTGGCAAGTGTTCTTGAATCTGCTCCACAAAGGGGGCAACTTCTCCGACAAAGGTAACCTGACTAGCCCCCTTGATTAACTCAATCACTCGCTCAAAGGGTAAGTGCGCTTCTGGCATGACAGACTTAGCATTTTCATAAAATCCTGCATAAACATTGTTGCGACGCGCATCCATCAAAGGAACGAACAAACCTTCTTGTT from Streptococcus mitis NCTC 12261 harbors:
- a CDS encoding sensor histidine kinase, which translates into the protein MKNWRQNRMKQFWLHTLLRTYSSVMMIIIASFAILLSYADWDSREKEAQRVAQRVTTRTVDEVEYYYRESAQLAQDLVANQDRIQGVYKYFSLSTSEYFYWLLEHQAASSTSISLYENIDDLYVQNDSITGVAIVLQDFKEVYVSTRDKRSGHVLPAEAFKPEANSFGIPVLDPATDQSIGVIYISLDPEVLYHAIDNTRGHIPMAVTVTSPFDTEIFHIGERVNREHENWFVGFTSHGYQVQVAVPKNFVLQGTVASSALIVGLSLLFIVILYLTLRKTFANYQKQVVDLVDSIQAIAKGQEGLRIDTLEKDQELLLISETTNDMLDRLEKNIHDIYQLELSQKDANMRALQAQINPHFMYNTLEFLRMYAVMQSQDELADIIYEFSSLLRNNISDERETLLKQELEFCRKYSYLCMVRYPKSIAYGFKIDPELENMKIPKFTLQPLVENYFAHGVDHRRTDNVISIKALKQDGFVEILVVDNGRGMSVEKLASIREKLSQRHFEHQASYSDQKQSIGIVNVHERFVLYFGDRYAITIDSAEQAGVQYRITIQDE
- a CDS encoding YesL family protein; translation: MGRFLDFVFNRFFLGMIATAFFWLLTLAGGIILGLAPASATLMSLYAEHGYSFREYSLKEAWSLYKQNFVSSNLIFYSFLGVNLVLVYGLYLLVQLPHQTIIHLIATFLNVLVVALIFLAYTVSLKLQVYFDLSYRNSLKLSLIGIFMSLAAVAKVLLGTVLLVAIGYYMPALLFFVGIGMWHFFISDMLEPVYESIHEKLATK
- a CDS encoding MptD family putative ECF transporter S component → MKKSILTTLLFAVLYFLSMGIGVLLGNLFDQTGNMFYAPAFTALVGGGVYMILIAKVPRFGAITTIGLVIALFFLGTKHGAGAFLPGIICGLLADAVASLGKYKDQTKNFLSFIIFAFSSTGPILLMWIAPKTYMATLLARGKSQEYIDRIMVAPNPGTVLLFIASIIIGALVGALIGQALSKKLAQKI
- a CDS encoding methionine ABC transporter permease, with translation MESLIQTYLPNVYKMGWAGQAGWGTAIYLTLYMTVLSFIIGGFLGLVVGLFLVLTAPGGVLENKVVFWILDKITSIFRAVPFIILLAVLSPFSHLIVGTSIGPNAAIVPLSFAVFAFFARQVQVVLAELDGGVIEAAQASGATFWDIVGVYLSEGLPDLIRVTTVTLISLVGETAMAGAVGAGGIGNVAIAYGFNRYNHDVTILATIIIILIIFAIQFLGDFLTKKLSHK
- a CDS encoding methionine ABC transporter ATP-binding protein translates to MSRDIIKLDQIDVTFHQKKRTITAVKDVTIHIQEGDIYGIVGYSGAGKSTLVRVINLLQKPSAGKITIDDDVIFDGKVTLTAEQLRRKRQDIGMIFQHFNLMSQKTAEENVAFALKHSGLSKEEKKAKVAKLLDLVGLADRAENYPSQLSGGQKQRVAIARALANDPKILISDESTSALDPKTTKQILALLQDLNQKLGLTVVLITHEMQIVKDIANRVAVMQDGHLIEEGSVLEIFSDPKQPLTQDFISTATGIDEAMVKIEKQEIVQHLSENSLLVQLKYAGASTDEPLLNELYKHYQVTANILYGNIEILDGTPVGELVVVLSGEKAALAGAQDAIRQAGVQLKVLKGGQ
- a CDS encoding M20 family metallopeptidase codes for the protein MVFPSEQEQIEKFEKDHVAQHYFEVLRTLISKKSVFAQQVGLKEVANYLGEIFKRVGAEVEIDETYTAPFVMAHFKSSRPDAKTLIFYNHYDTVPADGDQVWTEDPFTLSVRNGFMYGRGVDDDKGHITARLSALRKYMQHHDDLPVNISFIMEGAEESASTDLDKYLEKYADKLRGADLLVWEQGTKNALEQLEISGGNKGIVTFDAKVKSADVDIHSSYGGVVESAPWYLLQALQSLRATDGRILVEGLYEEVQEPNERELALVDTYAQRNPGEISQIYGLELPLLQEDRAAFLKRFFFEPALNIEGIQSGYQGQGVKTILPAEASAKLEVRLVPGLEPHDVLGKIRKQLDKNGFDKVELYYTLGEMSYRSDMSAPAILNVIELAKKFYPQGVSVLPTTAGTGPMHTVFDALEVPMVAFGLGNANSRDHGGDENVRIADYYTHIELVEELIRSYE
- a CDS encoding MetQ/NlpA family ABC transporter substrate-binding protein, with protein sequence MKIKKWLGVAALATVAGLALAACGNSEKKADNATTIKIATVNRSGSEEKRWDKIQELVKKDGITLEFTEFTDYSQPNKATADGEVDLNAFQHYNFLNNWNKENGKDLVAIADTYISPIRLYSGLNGSDNKYTKVEDIPANGEIAVPNDATNESRALYLLQSAGLIKLDVSGTALATVANIKENPKNLKITELDASQTARSLSSVDAAVVNNTFVTEAKLDYKKALFKEQADENSKQWYNIIVAKKDWETSPKADAIKKVVAAYHTDEVKKVIEETSDGLDQPVW
- a CDS encoding amino acid ABC transporter substrate-binding protein translates to MKKIVKYSSLAALGLVAAGVLAACSGGAKKEGEAASKKEIIVVTNATPKPFNYEENGELTGYEIEVVRAIFKDSDKYDVKFEKTEWSGVFAGLDADRYQMAVSNISYTKERAEKYLYAAPTAKNPNVLVVKKDDSSIKSFDDIGGKSTEVVQGTTSAKQLEDYNKQHSDNPTVLNYVKGDFQQIMVRLSDGRFDYKIFDKIGVETVIKDQGLDNLKVIELPSDQQPYVYPLLAKGQDELKTFVDKRIQELYKDGTLEKLSKQFFGGTYLPAEADIK
- a CDS encoding AzlD domain-containing protein, encoding MVSKYLLLAVIFSGLVTWIPRMIPFILVKYKGLPAIVERFLKFLPVSIIFALILSSVVTGKVGSLPQIKWLDFLAVFPTAWVAFRYRNLVGTVLFGVVLIALLRLVF
- a CDS encoding AzlC family ABC transporter permease; amino-acid sequence: MKEKGFWEGAQAAMPTALGYISIGLACGIIGAPYVTPVEMGLMSLFVYAGSAQFAMLALIAVQAPVAAIAMTVFLINLRLFLLSLHASTYFRHTSLWQNIGMSSLLTDETYGVLMGELAHTDKVNPMWMHGNNLNSYVAWFVGTVVGTALGGLLPNPEIFGLDFALVGMFIGIFASQFQIMQRRIPVRNLLIILAVVAVSFFLLLTVVSQSLAVLFATLLGCTMGVVLDGQ
- the tsaD gene encoding tRNA (adenosine(37)-N6)-threonylcarbamoyltransferase complex transferase subunit TsaD, with the protein product MKDRYILAFETSCDETSVAVLKKDDQLLSNVIASQIESHKRFGGVVPEVASRHHVEVITACIEEALAEAGITEEDVTAVAVTYGPGLVGALLVGLSAAKAFAWAHGLPLIPVNHMAGHLMAAQSVEPLEFPLLALLVSGGHTELVYVSEAGDYKIVGETRDDAVGEAYDKVGRVMGLTYPAGREIDELAHQGQDIYDFPRAMIKEDNLEFSFSGLKSAFINLHHNAEQKGESLSTEDLCASFQAAVLDILMAKTKKALGKYPVKTLVVAGGVAANKGLRERLAAEITDVKVIIPPLRLCGDNAGMIAYASVSEWNKENFANLDLNAKPSLAFDTME
- the rimI gene encoding ribosomal protein S18-alanine N-acetyltransferase, coding for MIEIKRIQQQPDLAQAIYAVMVTVYPVSPWTLEQIQADLSQDQTWYALAYDGAEVIGFLAVQENIFEAEVLQIAVKGAYQGQGIASTLFAQLPTDKEIFLEVRKSNQRAQAFYKKEKMAVIAERKAYYHDPVEDAIIMKREIDEG
- the tsaB gene encoding tRNA (adenosine(37)-N6)-threonylcarbamoyltransferase complex dimerization subunit type 1 TsaB; its protein translation is MKVLAFDTSSKALSLAILEDKQVLAETTINIKKNHSITLMPAIDFLMASLDWTPKDLDRIVVAEGPGSYTGLRIAVATAKTLAHTLNIELVGMSSLLALVPYQQEGLFVPLMDARRNNVYAGFYENAKSVMPEAHLPFERVIELIKGASQVTFVGEVAPFVEQIQEHLPRTNYKETLPNAANLALLAWDKEADSLHDFVPNYLKRVEAEENWLKNHTESGESYIKRL